GTGCTTCTTCATCCTCCTCCTCATCGGCGTTCTCGCTTTCTCGATCCGTCTCTTCTCCGTAAATAATCATCTAAATTCTAATTTTACAACATTTTAGtacattttttaatattttaatacattTTTTGTAATAGACATTGTTTTTAATTAGATCGGATTGATTTTATTTGTGAATTGATTTGATTAGATTTTGTGATTGTGATTGTAGGTTATTAAGTACGAGAGTGTTATTCACGAGTTTGATCCTTATTTCAATTACCGAGTTACTCAGGTTCGTGTTTTCGGCTTTTCGTAAACTGTTTTACTGATTAATTGTTTTGCGGAATGTTAGTGAAGTTGTAGTTGTTATTTGAGTGCTGTTTTACGTTTGTTATCTGTGCAGTATAATGTTTTTACGAAGTGTTTATCAGCTGTTTCGTGTAAGGTTTTTAGAGAGCTAGGGCATAAAACGTATGAAGACTTAACGTATATATACAATGACTAAATGCTCGATGTTAGTGATTAGCTAGTTACTATTTGAGTGTGCTGTTATATTTGTTATCTGTAGTGTAATCAGTAATGTTTTTACGAAGTTGTTTTAGTAATAAAACCGTAAGGTCATCCGAGGGTGGAAGCATAAAATGTAAAATGCAGAGCGAATGAGTAAATGAAGAATCAAGGTATATGTACGATGACTTAATACTAAATGTTAACATAATTGGGAATAATGTAACATTGTATAAGGCAAACAAGATCGAGTTGTCAGAAGTCAACAATGCGTAACTTGATTTCATTGATAATTAAAGAAACTAGAGTACTAATGAAGTTAAATTATATGATAGCTTTTTAGCCGTTGCAGCGGAACAATATTGGCGATTTCAGCGATGTAAGTGGCAGAGTGTAGTAATATACTTGTGGTACTTCATACTTGTATtaattcattatctcttttatcTCTAGTTAATAATTTAGGTTGATATGTTTAGCTCATAGCCTACTAAGCTTGATAGACAGTGCCCCAGTTGATAGTTCTAAGTGGCTCCGCATAGCGGAGTACTTAGGTAAGTCACTACAAATTCTCAAATTTCGCATGCAAGAAAGTTATAAAATTTTATTCTATATTGAGTTTTAAAAATCTAAATAATATTGATATCAATGGTGCTTGTTTCACTTACGAATTTACCACGGTATTGTCTTGTTCCGTGTGTGATTAGTGGGGTTTTACAATTTACATGTATCCGCACACCCTCATGACAGGCTACCATATTTTACGGGCAGAAGTTAAAGTATAAATTGGATCTTCCTCTCCAATTTATGCTACTTGATTTTTGTGCATCAGTAAGGGAAAGAACACAAAACCACATTGCTATAACCATCAGTTGTTTTTCGACTACAAGGTGCTGAGCTGTTGGTATATTTGAAACAGCTTGATACTGGGTTTCATGCTTCATTGATCTTCATAACCAATTTATAGATGCAAAAATTCATAAAGTAAAGAAAACCTAATGTAGTTTAAATACGAGATCTTAGCAGATACCGAGAAATTACTATCCTATTGTTTGATTACCTTTTTGACGTTTTGAATATCTTTGATATTATGAATGCATGtttattgatttttttttgaatttacTAATAATATGTTGATGGTAACAATGTTTTGTGCTTATATCAGTTTCTTATAAAGAACGGAATATATGACTTCTGGAACTGGTTTGATGATAGGACCTGGTAAGTATTATTAGTCTTAAAGAGATTTTAGTATTTTTGACCTTTTAAGattattttgtaattataaattGACAATGTACCTGTCCCTGTCTTAAAGGTATCCTCTTGGTCGTGTAATTGGTGGAACTGTTTACCCTGGATTAACGTTAACAGCAGGAACTATATGGCGGTGTGTATTTATATCAATCTAAATTTAGCTAATATTCATGCTAATGGTGTACTTTATACCAGTTAATAATTGTGGTGTCCAACTGTCTGGCAGCTAATTGTTAAGCCTATGGTTTCCAGGATATTGAATTCCTTGAATATTCCTCTGTCCGTGGAGACTGTTTGTGTCTTCACTGCACCCATATTCTCTGCTTTTGCTGCCTGGGCAACCTATTTTTTGACGAAGGTTTTTTTTTTTCTCTCTAGATTTATTTAATTCTATATGTTGTAGCTATATACTTTGGTATGTTATCTACCAGTGTTTTATAAAACTTCATTCCATGACCTTTCTGTAGGAGGTTAAGGGCACTGGTGCTGGACTAACTGCAGCAGCTCTATTGGCCATGGTAAATCTACTGACCAAAAAAGGatgttttgttttaattttttaggTTCTATTATAGTTTTATTCTAAACCCCCCCATCCATCCTTTAACTGATTTGGCACTTAGACCAACTGAAAGACCGCATGTTAGATTAACCTAGGATTGGGAAAGAAAAATGAGGAATAAGTAAAAGAGAAGATGACTTTTCCTTGATATTGAAAATAGAAATCTAATAAAGTAAGTTTTGAAAGAGCCAGTTGTAGTTTGCAAAGTTCTTTATAAACTATATTTAACACAAGTAGTAagtttaatttttattacaaGATCTTATCCAAAACAATTATTTAATAATGAATGATGGCGTGTCGCTGGTCCAAAAATAGGACAAGCTGTCATTGTCGCCAAATTTTAGAAATTCTGAGTTCGACCCATTGTACCCAAGTGCGAGGAACATTTACTAGTGGATTTTAATTCTGGATTGCATTTTGCAGGATCGAACTAGTTATTCCTGCCCAACTAGCCTACAAAATTTCAACCTTTAGTTCTTTATTATTGTATTTCAACTATTTACCTTAAAAATGTCACTTACAGTTGGCTTTGATATTGTGCTTTGCGAATTGATATCTACTTCTCTTGATTCAGAAATTGAAACAACTAAAACCAAATAATCAATTGTACAGTTAAACAAATTTATGTTCTTAATGTTATCTTGTTCACAAACATTTATGGTTATAGTAATAAGTTTTCTTAAAATAACTTTATCCTTGTTACATTGTGTTTGCAGGTTCCATCGTATATATCGCGATCTGTTGCTGGTAGCTATGATAATGAAGCTGTAGCTATATTTGCTTTAATATTCACTTTCTATCTTTATATAAAGGTAAGGTTTAGATGAATTTATGCTCATCATCCTCCCCCATAGAAATTTCGATGGCTAATTGTATTGTTTTCCTTCATTTCTCCAAATCAATTTTATTGAGATTCTGGACATTCGTTATGGTCACTATGTCATGATATCTTCAACTTATTTTATGCAGACCTTGAATACAGGATCACTTTTCTATGCTACTTTAAATGCAATAGCATATTTTTACATGGTGAGCTCGGTTGTCTGATATTCGGGGTGCTGCTTAAACCTGTGCTCATACTTGTGTTCTAGCTCGCATATTAACATGCAACTAACGTACTCCATATCAGGTCTGTTCTTGGGGAGGATACACCTTCATAATTAACCTCATTCCAATGCATGCGCTTCTTTGCATCGTGACTGGTCGCTATTCTCCTCGGCTATACATAGCGTATTGTCCACTTGTAAGTTGTAGTTCCATGAATATTAAACTATATTCTAGTGTATATCTTCAAAACATTTCAGTAGTAGTGTAGAGCAATGAATTAACAAAATGGGTTTATTATCTGTAAATCTGTTGACTATCAGCAACTCGACAGCGCTTCTAAAATTTCTATAATgcttcaagttctgatttatcatCATTCGATTCTCATTTCTAGCTCAAATGTGGCTTATATCATTCTTGTCTTGTCCAGATTGTTTTAGGCACATTGCTAGCTGCATTAGTTCCAGTTGTTGGTTTTAATGCTGTCCTGACATCAGAGCATTTTGCATCATTTTTGGTAAGAAAGTCAAATTGCTCATTTATTTCCAAACAGCTATTGTTCATATGCTGAGGAGTTAGTAATAGAACTATTTTGCAGTAGTTTTCATGATATATTGTGTACGCTCGTATCACTTGATTCTAAATGCCCCCGGAGAGTTATGTCTGGAAAAGAATTTCCGTTGAAGCATATCGGCTAAGCTAAGCATATGTTTCAGTAAATATAAAAGCTATTCAGGGATAAAAAATAGCCAAGTGTTCTGTAGAGCCTGAAATTTATAATCCATGATCTATTTGTTAGTTTGGCTGGCATCTGTTTAAAGTTACTATGGAATGAACATTAATGTCAATATATTTGTTAACATAATTGCTCCTTTGACATTGTAAATAAAACTGTTATGCTGTTTTATCTAACCGGGAAATTTCATATGCAGGTTTTCATTATCATCCACGTGGTGGCGCTAGCGTATTACATCAAAGGACTTCTCTCTCCAAAAATGTTTAAATTTGCAGTCACTCTTGTGGTGTCTGTTGGGCTGTAAGCTTTCTTCACCTTATAATCACAGTTTCTTAGAATGTGGCAATAATCAGTAGTTTATAATGATAAATAAAAGATGAAAGAAGAGTAGATACAGCTAACTAATGAATGTTCTGAACATTTTTGCTTATATTATTAATGTAGTTTGTACCAGATTATAAATGTAGATGGCTGGTTGCTTCTAAAGTTATTGACATGTATAACAATTCAATAAAACTTCTTCTCACTATTGTGTATTTGTGTTTATTATGCAGGGTTCTGTGTTTTGCTGTGATAGCTGTACTTGTTGCCCTGGTAGCGTCCAGTCCTACAAAAGGGTGGAGTGGACGCAGTTTAAGCTTGCTTGATCCGTAAGCTTCATATTCTCGATTCGTTTTAGTATAACTTGTGAAGTACTCGTGCGTTATCTAACCTAAAGTTCTTAATGTAATTTGATCAATAGTAAAAAACTCTCTTATCTAGCTAGATGATGAGACACCCTGTTATAAATTTTGTGTAATCGTGTTAATTATGTCCATTTTATATCATCTAATGCTCGTTTGTGTACATATTCCAATAGTTTTAGTTTCTAATTAGACCCTTTTAAGTCTTTTGACTATAATTAATTCTGGAAAACAATCTCTCTAACCTTCCTCAACGTTGTTTTCATATATCTTTTGTGTGTGCAGAACTTATGCAAGCAAGTACATACCAATTATTGCCAGTGTTAGTGAACATCAGCCACCTACTTGGCCGTCTTACTTTATGGACATTAATGTTTTAGCATTTCTGGTTCCAGCTGGCATTGTAGTAAGTTCTCAATGCTTAACCAGTTTACTTGGGAATGTTAATATGCCATCTTAAAGTTGGGAAAGATCATTATATACAtttcattttttttgttttgaatACATTTTTAATACTTTTCAGGCATGCTTTTTGCCACTATCTGATGCAAGCTCCTTTGTGATCCTCTACATTGTGACATCTGTATATTTCTCTGGTGTTATGGTAAGCACAAAGTAACAATAGCCATATGTATGTTGCTTCAACTGAATTGAACTCTTTCTTTAATTTTGTATATCACCGTGAACAGGTTCGCTTGATGCTCGTACTTGCTCCAGCAGCATGTATAATGTCGGGAATTGCTCTTTCTGAAGCATTCGGCGTGTTTACGCGATCAATCAAATTTCAGTTGCCTGGTGTGTCACAGAGTCAGCAAATCGATGTAAGTCTTCAAGTATATGATGTATAATTCATTTATTGAAGATGTACAAATTTCCCTATTCAGTTGATTGAGTAACATATCTTATATGCTATGAACAATTAAGGCAAAAGATAATGGTTCTGAACCATCTGGCGACGTTATCCGGAATGATATAGTGAAAACTGATAGACATGATGAGCCAGTAAAGGAACGACCCTTAAGGAGGAACAAGAAGAAGGATAAGGAGAATATGGAAAAGGCTTCTAAGCCTTCTATCAAGTCGAAGATTGAGAATAAGCTTTTGGTTCTGCCTCTGGAGACATCTATCATTGCCCTTTTTCTACTGGTGCTGCTGGGTGCCTTTTATGTTGTATGTACTCTTCTTCCTTGAATATCTGGAGTTTAACATTATTCCTTGCATTACTTGCCCAATGGATAAAATTTGTAACAATGTATTGTTTCATGTCATAGTTTTCTGATTTATCAAGCATTTATAACTTTTTTGTGGATTTACTTGGCATACTTTCATACTATAAGGTACCTAAAATGTGAAAATTTAAGCAACTTGATCAAAGATTATTTCTTAATATTGGAAGATGACTGTGGGAGGTATTTGTATTTTGTAATGCCAACTTTAGAGTCGCATAAACCCTTAAAGAGCATAGCACTGTATATACATTTCATTTATGTCAACTACTCTAAGCAACACTTTTAGCTAGCATAACCAGATAAATGTGGTATAATATTTTTGGTGAGAAGAATGTTTCTGTTGCAGTATAGTTGTTTCTATTTCTCTTGGCAAAAAATGATTTTTCCTGATCTTGATCTTGCCAACTTCAGTTACTGCTTTGGTAACAGTATATTTGTTGCTTGTTATCTCATTCTAAAAGTATTTTCAGGGGTCGTATGATCTTGGTTTTTATTTCTGTATTTCTTGCTATGACTTTGTATGCTGTCAAAAGGACCGGAAATCACCTGCCAGTCTGAAATTCTTATTACGAAAATctgataaaataatttaattttcaTGGCATATCTTACAATGGCCTTTTCTCACTTGTATACAGCTGTGAATACCTAGTGAATGAAAATGTTTCAAACTTGGTCCAAGTTAGATCCCCTATGTTTTCTTTACTTCAGTACCCAAAACTTACATGCTTAAATTTTAAGTGTGAATTTTACTTAAATTAAAtttggttaatttatttatttcCCTTTTTAATCCCAACTATAACTGGTGGTCATTCTTCATGTGCCTAATGTTGATATATCTAACAAATGTCCCTCCCCACAGGTTCACTGTGTCTGGGCAGCAGCAGAAGCGTATTCAGCACCTTCTATTGTGCTAACGTCTCATTCACATGATGGACTTCATGTGTTTGACGATTTTAGGGAGGCTTATGCATGGTTGAGCCACAATACAGATGTGGATGATAAAGTGAGTTGCATTAAATATTTTCATTGCATGCTGTCTTCTGGCTGTTGCTGCATTACCTTCGTTCATAGATAAAGAGTATCCTATTTTAAAATCGTTAAATCTTGTATGTTTCAATTATTCTTTTAGTACCAGATCTTTAGGCTCTATTTTATTTACATATTGAGTACTTATTTCGAAAGATAGCTAATCGAGT
This genomic interval from Apium graveolens cultivar Ventura chromosome 8, ASM990537v1, whole genome shotgun sequence contains the following:
- the LOC141677457 gene encoding dolichyl-diphosphooligosaccharide--protein glycosyltransferase subunit STT3A-like; translated protein: MAAVETANDKALRYAFGNVLCFFILLLIGVLAFSIRLFSVIKYESVIHEFDPYFNYRVTQFLIKNGIYDFWNWFDDRTWYPLGRVIGGTVYPGLTLTAGTIWRILNSLNIPLSVETVCVFTAPIFSAFAAWATYFLTKEVKGTGAGLTAAALLAMVPSYISRSVAGSYDNEAVAIFALIFTFYLYIKTLNTGSLFYATLNAIAYFYMVCSWGGYTFIINLIPMHALLCIVTGRYSPRLYIAYCPLIVLGTLLAALVPVVGFNAVLTSEHFASFLVFIIIHVVALAYYIKGLLSPKMFKFAVTLVVSVGLVLCFAVIAVLVALVASSPTKGWSGRSLSLLDPTYASKYIPIIASVSEHQPPTWPSYFMDINVLAFLVPAGIVACFLPLSDASSFVILYIVTSVYFSGVMVRLMLVLAPAACIMSGIALSEAFGVFTRSIKFQLPGVSQSQQIDAKDNGSEPSGDVIRNDIVKTDRHDEPVKERPLRRNKKKDKENMEKASKPSIKSKIENKLLVLPLETSIIALFLLVLLGAFYVVHCVWAAAEAYSAPSIVLTSHSHDGLHVFDDFREAYAWLSHNTDVDDKVASWWDYGYQTTAMANRTVIVDNNTWNNTHIATVGTAMSSPEKAAWEIFNSLDVKYVLVVFGGLVGYSSDDINKFLWMVRIGGGVFPHIKEPDYLRDGQYRIDSQATPTMLNCLMYKLSYYRFADTDGGKAYDRVRRTEIGKKNIKLTHFEEVFTTHHWMVRLYKLKPPRNRIRSKTKKSKSKSSSTSNQKRRGTGKKNPWH